Below is a window of Manis javanica isolate MJ-LG chromosome 2, MJ_LKY, whole genome shotgun sequence DNA.
CAAAAACATTTCCCGGCTGGAAAATTACTGATCAAACTAAGGGgagagtgggggaggggtggcGAATTTATAAGACTTAAATAACGATCGCcgtttcctcttcttttcccgGTGCGCAGGGACAGCTGCCGCGAGCTCGTTGTGCCCTTTTCGGGAACCGGGGTCCCACTGCATCACTCCACTTCCTGGCACGGGGCCACTTTCCAGCTAAGTCCCTTCTGTGGGCTTGGCAGCTCGGCGCCTGGGCCAGAGGAGCGGGTTGCCGTTTGACCTTCACCTGGCCGTTTCACCTCTTTGTGACTCAGTCCTCTCATCCACGAAGTGGAAGAGTGCGTGGCTTATACAGCGCTTTCAGACTCCCCTGTTAAGGGTGTCCCCGCGCCTCacagcccctctgccctcccccaccgcACGGACTACTCTTGAGCCCTTTTCCTCCATTCCTCGCGCCCTTAAACAGCAAAACCGTATCTCCGTTTCCCTTTCTGCGCCCTTTCCAGGCGGGGAACACCCCTCCGGGCTTCTCATGCTCCCAGAACTCGCCACACAGCGCTGGGCACCCGCTTCCTCTCGACCCCCCAGGCACACGCGGCAGAAGGGCCCGCGAAGAACCGTCCGAGGCCGAGGCACGCGCCCGCACTAGCGCTCCGGGACCAGCGCCGGGCTCCTGCGTGCGCAAGGGAGGAACCGAGGGCTGGGTGAGTCACGCGGGTAATCGCGCTCTCCTCCAGCGCGCAGAGAGCCGCAAGCGCGTACGCGAGCGGGGTTGCGGGCGCGTTACAGACCCCTCGGCCCCTACCAGCCTTCTCAGCCTCGGGCTTCGAACCCACAAAGCGGACCGTAGCGACGCGGACTGCCCTAGTCGCGCGAAGACCAGACCGTGCCCCAGACCCAGCGCCCCGCGCCGGGGCCGCCGCAGCCACCGCCGCCGGCGTCAGCGCGGCTCCGACCAGCCAGCTGCCTGGCTGGCGTCACGGCTGGGCCGGGCCCCGCCCgcgcccctccctctcccccgcCCCCACGTGCGCCGAGTTTGTTTATTTAGCTACCATGGCAACCTGCGGGGGGGCCgccggagggaggagagaagaaagggagggggtggggcctggCTGCGGGCCCCGGCGTACAGCGGGCTGGAGGCGGGGGAAGCTGGTGAGCGAGAAGTTATAAGTTAGGAGGAGAGCGGCGGCCGCCGGCAGTTCCCCGGCCCGAAAGAGCGAGCGCGTCTGCGGGCGCGCGGGGAGCAGAGGCGgtggcgggcggcggcggcggcaccgGGAGCCGCCAAGtgcccctccccgcccctccggccccccacccacccactcgcCCGCCCGCGGCCAGCGCCCATGGCCGCGCGCGCCCCGCGCAGCCCCACGGACTCCGCTCTCCGCGCCGCCGCCCAGTCCGCAGATCCGCGCCACCGCAGCCAGTCTCACCTGGTGGCGCCGCCCGCCCGCCACCCGACCACAGCCCCAGCGCCCACGGCGACAGCTCCGGCGGCCGCGACAGTGGTGGAGGAAGCTGCTGAGTCGAAGAGAGCGCAGCCCAGCCATCGGACCTACTTACTCGccttgttgattgtcttttttta
It encodes the following:
- the LOC140845505 gene encoding uncharacterized protein, whose translation is MAVGDQTGDNDLKYEATSAQWVRRHTRPSAGASTLFPVLLLAFPGLTAGRDRQHSLGQLPRARCALFGNRGPTASLHFLARGHFPAKSLLWAWQLGAWARGAGCRLTFTWPFHLFVTQSSHPRSGRAGNTPPGFSCSQNSPHSAGHPLPLDPPGTRGRRAREEPSEAEARARTSAPGPAPGSCVRKGGTEGWVSHAGNRALLQRAESRKRVRERGCGRVTDPSAPTSLLSLGLRTHKADRSDADCPSRAKTRPCPRPSAPRRGRRSHRRRRQRGSDQPAAWLASRLGRAPPAPLPLPRPHVRRVCLFSYHGNLRGGRRREERRKGGGGAWLRAPAYSGLEAGEAGEREVIS